The following nucleotide sequence is from Pseudomonas sp. RC10.
GATGATCGAGCGGCCAATGAAGCGTTCGCCGACCTTCAGTTGACCCTTGGCATGCAGCACCGCCAGTCGCGCTGAACATCCCGTGCCACAGGGCGAGCGGTCGATCTTGCCGGGGCGGATCACCACCGCATTGGCGGCATTGGCCACGCCACCGTCGTAGTTCACGGGCGCGGCGATCTGGCAGAAGGAAATGTGGTTCCAGTCTTTGTTCAGCGGGTGGGTGAAGCCCAGTTGTTCGTTGGCGGCCTTCGTTATTTTGAGGCCGGTTTCCACCAGGTCCTTGGCCTCGTCGGCGGTCAGCGAAAAGCCCAGTTTCGTCGAGTCAACAATGGCGAAGCTGTCGCCGCCATAGGCGGTGTCGACCTGAATCGACCCCAGCCCCGGCACCTCGATCCACACGTCGAGCTGATCGGCGAAGGAGGGGTGGTTATGCACTTCGACACTCTGGACCTTGCCGCCACGGCATTGGGCGATGGCTTCGATCAGCCCGCCGGGCGCTTCCAGAACCAAGCGGGTTTCCGGCTCGGTCATCGGCAGGATGCCGCTGTCCAGCAGCACGGTCGCGACGCACAGCGAGTTGGAGCCGGACATCGGCGGCACGTCGGCGGGTTCCATGATGATCCAGCCCATTTGCGCCTTCGGGTTCTTCGGCGGCACCAGCAAGTTGACGTGACGGAACACCCCGCCGCGCGGCTCGTTGAGCATGAAATTGCGCAGCACGTTGTCCTTCTCGATCCAGCGCGACTGCTCCCAGATCGTATCGCCCGGTGGTGGGGCGACTCCGCCGACGATGACGTCGCCGACTTCACCTTCGGCGTGACAACTGACTACGTGGATCACTTTCGATGAGCGCATGCTTTAAAGCCCTCCTGTCAAAGATGTCACTGACGGAACACATGACCTGTAGGAGTGAGCTTGCTCGCGATTGCAAGTTGTCAGATCCAAATTCATACCTGACATACCGTTATCGCGAGCAAGCTCACTCCTACCGTTAATCTCCACCCATCCGAAATACCGGGTGCTTGCCCTTAATTGATCGACCGCAAGAAATCCGCCGTCTCGGGCCGTTGCGGGTTGCCGATGACCTGATCCGGCGTGCCGATCTCATGCACCAGCCCGTTACGGAAAAACGCCACACGGTCCGACACATCGCGGGCGAACCGAATCTCGTGAGTCACCAGAATCATCGTCATGCCGTCTTCGGCGAGCATGCGCATGGTGTCCAGCACTTCGCCCACCAACTGCGGGTCGAGGGCCGAGGTGGCCTCGTCGAACAGCATGTAATTCGGCGACATCGCCAGCGCCCGGGCAATCGCCATGCGCTGTTGCTGGCCACCGGAAAGCTTGCCGGGGAAGACCTTGAGCTTGTCGCCCAGGCCCACGTGTTTCAGCTGCTTGACTGCCAGCGCCTCGGCTTCTTCCTTGCTTTTGCCCAGCACGGTGCGCGGGGCGAGCATCACGTTTTCCAGCACGGTCAGGTGGGGGAAGGCGTTCCACTGCTGAAAGACGATGCCGATCTTCTGCCGCAGCTTGTTGATGTCGGTGCTCTTGGCGTGCACTTCGGTGCCGTCCACGCGAATGCTGCCGCTTTTGATCGACTCCAGGCCGTTGATGCACATCAGCAGCGTCGATTTACCCGAACCCGAGCCGCCGATGATCGACACCACTTCGCCTTTCTCCACCTGCAGGCTCACGCCCTTGATGACTTCAAGCTCGCCAAAGGATTTGTGTACGTTGTCGATCTCAATCATTTTCCTGCCACCTCGTTTCCAGGCGCGCACCCAGGCGGGCGATCACCAGACTCATGACGTAGTAAATGAGGCCTGCGATGCACAGCACCAGCAGCGGTTCTTGAATGCGCGTGACGATGGTCTGCGAGGCGCGCAGCAGTTCGACGATGCCGATCCACATCACCAGCGCGGTGTCCTTCATCACCGACAGCAACAGGTTGACCCAACCCGGAAACGCCACGCGGGTCGCCATCGGCATGACGATCTGGCGCAGGTCCTGCCAGTAGCTCAGGCCCAGCGAGCGGCTGGCGCGGCGTAGCGTGAGCGGGACCGACAGCACGCCGCTGCGGACGATCTCGGTGCAGTACGCGGTGACGTAAAGACCGAGCACGATGCACGCGACGGTGAAGGCGCTCCAGTTAAGCCCGGCGATGCTTTTCAGTGCGTTGAACAACACGAACTGGATCAGCAACGGCACGCTGCGAAACACGTCGAGCAGCCACGCCAATGGAATTGTGCTGCGTGGCAGCAACGCCCGGGCCATGCCGCTGACGACCCCGGCGAGGGTGCCGATAAGCATCGAGACGATGGTGAGCAGGATCGTGACCCACGCCCCTTGCAGCATGAATTGCAGATCGCCCCAACTGAATGTGCTGTTGAACATGGTCGATCCCTCAATACCGGAACAGGCGCCATGACAGCAGCCGCGCCACGGCCACGATCAGTTTGGCGATCAGGTAATACAGCACCGCCGCGATGGCGAAGAATTCGAAGGTGCGGAAGGTCTTGACGTTGTAGTCCTGGGTCACGCCGGTAAGGTCGTTGTTCAGGCCGACGATCACCCCCATGGACGTCATCAGCACGGCCCAGACCATCTGGTTGGTCAGCGGGTAGTAGACGATGCGCAGCAATTGCGGGATGACGATCAGCCGGTAGGCCTGGGGCGCGCTCATGCCCAGCGAGCGGGCGGCGCGCAATTGGGTGTCCGGCACAGCCTTCAAACCGCCACGGAAGTTTTCCGCCAGATAGCCCGCGTTATTGATGGTGATCCCCGCCAGCAGCGCGACCCACGAACTCACGTGCAAGCCGAACGAGCCCAGACCGAAGTAGAGGATGTACACCTGAAACAGCGACGGGGTGTTGCGGGCAATCGAGATCCAGGTCGCGGCGAAGCCTCGGAATATCGGGTTTTTGCCCTGACGCATGAACACCAGAAACAGCGCGATGGTGACCCCGAGAATCATCGACAGGGCCGCCGTCTGGAAGGTGACGACAGCGCCGTCGAGCATGTCCGGCAAGGCTTTGAACGCGGCGCGCCAGTGGAAGTTGTAATCAAACATGCGCCAGCGCCTCCGCCTTTTCGGCAGCGTGCAGCCAGACCGGCAAGCGCCCACTGGCCAGGCCCGTGCAAGCGCTTTCGACACACTCGGCCAGGCTGGCGAAGTGCACGC
It contains:
- a CDS encoding amino acid ABC transporter permease: MFNSTFSWGDLQFMLQGAWVTILLTIVSMLIGTLAGVVSGMARALLPRSTIPLAWLLDVFRSVPLLIQFVLFNALKSIAGLNWSAFTVACIVLGLYVTAYCTEIVRSGVLSVPLTLRRASRSLGLSYWQDLRQIVMPMATRVAFPGWVNLLLSVMKDTALVMWIGIVELLRASQTIVTRIQEPLLVLCIAGLIYYVMSLVIARLGARLETRWQEND
- a CDS encoding amino acid ABC transporter ATP-binding protein, whose amino-acid sequence is MIEIDNVHKSFGELEVIKGVSLQVEKGEVVSIIGGSGSGKSTLLMCINGLESIKSGSIRVDGTEVHAKSTDINKLRQKIGIVFQQWNAFPHLTVLENVMLAPRTVLGKSKEEAEALAVKQLKHVGLGDKLKVFPGKLSGGQQQRMAIARALAMSPNYMLFDEATSALDPQLVGEVLDTMRMLAEDGMTMILVTHEIRFARDVSDRVAFFRNGLVHEIGTPDQVIGNPQRPETADFLRSIN
- a CDS encoding amino acid ABC transporter permease; this encodes MFDYNFHWRAAFKALPDMLDGAVVTFQTAALSMILGVTIALFLVFMRQGKNPIFRGFAATWISIARNTPSLFQVYILYFGLGSFGLHVSSWVALLAGITINNAGYLAENFRGGLKAVPDTQLRAARSLGMSAPQAYRLIVIPQLLRIVYYPLTNQMVWAVLMTSMGVIVGLNNDLTGVTQDYNVKTFRTFEFFAIAAVLYYLIAKLIVAVARLLSWRLFRY
- a CDS encoding proline racemase family protein, which translates into the protein MRSSKVIHVVSCHAEGEVGDVIVGGVAPPPGDTIWEQSRWIEKDNVLRNFMLNEPRGGVFRHVNLLVPPKNPKAQMGWIIMEPADVPPMSGSNSLCVATVLLDSGILPMTEPETRLVLEAPGGLIEAIAQCRGGKVQSVEVHNHPSFADQLDVWIEVPGLGSIQVDTAYGGDSFAIVDSTKLGFSLTADEAKDLVETGLKITKAANEQLGFTHPLNKDWNHISFCQIAAPVNYDGGVANAANAVVIRPGKIDRSPCGTGCSARLAVLHAKGQLKVGERFIGRSIIGSEFHCKIQSATEVAGRPAIVPSLSGRAWITGTHQHMLDPSDPWPEGYKLTDTWPVGLKL